One Bacillota bacterium DNA window includes the following coding sequences:
- a CDS encoding polysaccharide deacetylase family protein has product MMRSIAYAIIGAFVALVTMVASPKTFDTILQSRILGDTTLPRFTDGTEKKNRTPEPQDLVKLFPDVVVRQWTPATPAVAITFDDGPDTTYTPKILDVLARHGVRATFFLIGQAAEKHPEVVARIVNEGHAIGNHTYFHSNLSRMAAWQVLADLEKAQQVFSRLTGQEPTVVRPPYGALDPPAVEAIGKRGLKVVLWTVDSLDWWGLRKDQILKNVLPALKSGVIVLHHSSGGPEEDLTGTVEALPEIIAALKQKGYRFLTVPEVLDEIARQREAAKAEKGAPASAFPSAGSS; this is encoded by the coding sequence ATGATGAGGAGCATCGCCTACGCAATCATAGGCGCCTTCGTGGCGCTCGTAACGATGGTAGCAAGCCCCAAAACCTTTGATACCATTCTACAGTCGAGAATACTGGGAGACACTACGCTTCCCCGCTTCACCGACGGTACAGAGAAAAAGAACAGAACACCTGAGCCGCAGGACCTTGTGAAACTCTTTCCCGATGTCGTGGTGAGGCAGTGGACACCCGCGACTCCGGCTGTCGCAATAACGTTCGACGACGGACCCGATACCACCTACACCCCGAAGATCCTTGACGTCCTCGCGAGGCACGGAGTGCGCGCGACGTTCTTCCTCATCGGGCAGGCAGCGGAGAAGCACCCCGAGGTGGTGGCGCGCATAGTCAACGAGGGCCACGCCATAGGAAACCACACGTACTTTCATTCCAACCTTTCGCGCATGGCCGCTTGGCAGGTCCTGGCAGACCTTGAGAAAGCGCAGCAGGTTTTCTCGCGCTTGACGGGCCAGGAGCCCACGGTCGTAAGGCCGCCGTATGGAGCTCTGGATCCGCCTGCCGTCGAGGCCATAGGAAAGAGAGGCCTCAAAGTAGTTCTTTGGACCGTGGATTCATTGGATTGGTGGGGGCTTCGGAAAGACCAGATCCTGAAGAACGTTCTGCCTGCGCTCAAGAGTGGTGTCATAGTTCTGCACCATTCGTCAGGAGGCCCCGAGGAGGATCTCACCGGCACCGTCGAAGCACTCCCTGAGATAATCGCCGCCCTCAAGCAGAAAGGGTACCGCTTCCTTACCGTCCCCGAGGTCCTGGACGAAATCGCGCGACAGCGCGAGGCTGCCAAAGCAGAGAAAGGCGCGCCGGCGTCGGCCTTCCCCTCAGCGGGGAGCTCCTGA